The Bordetella sp. FB-8 genome includes a window with the following:
- the lepA gene encoding translation elongation factor 4 yields the protein MQHIRNFSIIAHIDHGKSTLADRLIQRCGGLADREMSAQVLDSMDIERERGITIKAQTAALQYKAQDGKVYNLNLIDTPGHVDFSYEVSRSLSACEGALLVVDASQGVEAQTVANCYTAIELGVEVLPVLNKMDLPQADPEGARQEIEDVIGIDAADAVPASAKTGMGIDEILEAIVAKVPAPRGNPAQPLQALIIDSWFDNYVGVVMLVRIVNGVLKPKDKLLFMASGATHLCEQTGVFTPKSQPRDLLSAGEVGFVIAGIKELADAKVGDTITLAGKPASAPLPGFKEVKPQVFAGLYPVESSEYDQLRDSLEKLKLNDAALQFEPEVSQALGFGFRCGFLGLLHMEIVQERLEREFDMDLITTAPSVVYEVEQRDGEIIRVDSPSRMPEVGKILDIREPVVNVTLFMPQEYVGPVMTLCNNKRGAQVDMNYSGRQVILKYEIPLAEIVLDFFDKLKSVSRGYASMDYEFLEYRSGDVVRVDLLINGDKVDALAMIVHRSNARYRAREVVSKMRELIPRQMYDVAIQAAIGAEVIARENVKALRKNVLAKCYGGDISRKKKLLEKQKAGKKRMKQVGSVEIPQEAFLAILQVEDK from the coding sequence ATGCAGCACATCCGCAATTTTTCCATCATTGCCCACATCGATCACGGCAAATCGACCCTGGCCGATCGCCTGATCCAGCGCTGTGGTGGATTGGCCGATCGCGAGATGTCCGCCCAGGTGCTCGACTCGATGGACATCGAGCGCGAGCGCGGCATCACCATCAAGGCCCAGACGGCCGCCCTGCAGTACAAGGCGCAGGACGGCAAGGTCTACAACCTCAACCTCATCGACACCCCGGGGCACGTGGACTTCTCGTACGAGGTCAGCCGCTCGCTCTCGGCCTGCGAAGGCGCGCTGCTGGTGGTGGACGCCTCGCAGGGCGTCGAGGCGCAGACGGTGGCCAATTGCTACACCGCCATCGAACTGGGCGTGGAAGTGCTGCCGGTGCTCAACAAGATGGACCTGCCGCAGGCCGATCCGGAAGGCGCGCGCCAGGAGATCGAGGATGTCATCGGCATTGACGCCGCCGATGCCGTGCCCGCCAGCGCCAAGACGGGCATGGGCATCGACGAGATCCTCGAAGCCATCGTGGCCAAGGTGCCCGCGCCCAGGGGGAATCCGGCCCAGCCGTTGCAGGCATTGATCATCGACTCCTGGTTTGACAACTACGTGGGCGTGGTCATGCTGGTGCGCATCGTCAACGGCGTGCTCAAGCCCAAGGACAAGCTTCTTTTCATGGCCTCGGGCGCGACCCACCTGTGCGAACAGACCGGCGTGTTCACGCCCAAGTCGCAGCCGCGCGATCTGCTCTCGGCAGGCGAGGTGGGTTTCGTCATCGCCGGCATCAAGGAGCTGGCCGATGCCAAGGTGGGCGACACCATCACCCTTGCCGGCAAGCCCGCGTCCGCGCCGCTGCCCGGTTTCAAGGAAGTCAAGCCGCAGGTGTTCGCGGGCCTGTATCCGGTGGAAAGCTCCGAATACGACCAACTGCGCGACTCGCTGGAAAAGCTCAAGCTCAACGACGCCGCGCTGCAGTTCGAGCCCGAGGTGTCGCAGGCACTGGGCTTTGGTTTCCGCTGCGGCTTCCTGGGCCTGCTGCACATGGAGATCGTGCAGGAGCGCCTGGAGCGCGAATTCGACATGGACCTCATCACCACCGCGCCGTCGGTGGTGTACGAGGTCGAGCAGCGCGACGGCGAGATCATCCGGGTCGACAGTCCCTCCCGCATGCCCGAAGTGGGCAAGATCCTCGACATCCGCGAGCCCGTCGTCAACGTCACGCTGTTCATGCCGCAGGAATACGTGGGCCCGGTGATGACGCTGTGCAACAACAAGCGCGGCGCCCAAGTGGACATGAACTACTCGGGCCGGCAGGTCATCCTCAAGTATGAGATTCCGCTGGCCGAGATCGTGCTCGACTTCTTCGACAAGCTCAAGTCGGTGTCGCGCGGCTATGCGTCCATGGATTACGAGTTCCTGGAATACCGCTCCGGCGACGTGGTGCGGGTCGACCTGCTCATCAACGGCGACAAGGTCGATGCGCTGGCCATGATCGTGCACCGCTCGAACGCGCGCTACCGCGCGCGCGAGGTGGTGTCCAAGATGCGCGAGCTGATTCCGCGCCAGATGTATGACGTGGCGATCCAGGCCGCCATCGGCGCCGAGGTGATCGCCCGCGAGAACGTCAAGGCGCTACGCAAGAACGTTCTGGCCAAATGCTACGGCGGCGATATCTCCCGCAAGAAAAAGCTGCTGGAAAAGCAGAAGGCCGGCAAGAAACGCATGAAGCAGGTGGGCAGCGTCGAAATCCCGCAGGAGGCCTTCCTGGCCATCCTCCAGGTCGAAGACAAATAA
- a CDS encoding DegQ family serine endoprotease, with protein MYFTSVSIPLTRRVAAFAAATVLSLAGIAPVQAAEQHAAAATTAATPAPLVNLPDFTPIVEKADPAVVNIRTTATVSLHGGPGGMDPSDLFRFFFGPDSQGQGGAQPGQGQRKAPKTQPAPQERVVPQGVGSGFFISSDGYVLTNYHVIDDATDIYVTLNDGREFKAKVVGSDKQTDVALLKINAKGMATLPIGDSDKIKKGQWVLAIGSPFGLDSTVTAGIISAINRDTGDYLPFIQTDVAVNPGNSGGPLINMQGEVIGINSQIISRSGGFMGISLAIPIDDVMRVVNQLRTSGKVTRSRIGVQISEVSDDVAKALGLPKAEGAMVGSVQPKSPAETAGVQPGDVITAFNGAPVKRWSDLPRMVGDLKPGTTAALQVWRKGKSIKLEVKVIEIQAAKQSGADSQSGDQGKKEPSTDNLLGLGVVDVPADQLNKLSIKGGALVREVTGLSADAGIQPGDIVLAINNTDIADAAAFAKVVAKLDKHKVVGVLVRRGGQVQWVAIQPEK; from the coding sequence ATGTACTTCACTTCTGTATCCATACCGCTGACGCGCCGCGTCGCCGCGTTCGCCGCCGCAACCGTCCTGTCGCTGGCGGGCATCGCGCCCGTGCAAGCTGCCGAGCAGCATGCCGCTGCGGCGACAACCGCCGCCACGCCCGCGCCGCTGGTCAATCTGCCGGACTTCACGCCCATCGTCGAAAAAGCCGACCCGGCGGTGGTCAACATTCGCACCACGGCTACCGTGTCGCTGCATGGCGGCCCCGGCGGAATGGATCCGTCCGATTTGTTCCGCTTCTTTTTCGGCCCGGATTCTCAGGGGCAAGGCGGCGCGCAACCCGGCCAGGGGCAGCGCAAGGCACCCAAGACCCAGCCGGCGCCGCAAGAGCGCGTCGTCCCGCAAGGCGTGGGCTCGGGCTTCTTCATTTCCAGCGACGGCTACGTACTGACCAACTACCACGTCATCGACGATGCTACCGACATCTACGTCACTCTGAATGATGGCCGGGAATTCAAGGCCAAGGTCGTCGGCTCGGACAAGCAAACCGATGTGGCGCTGCTCAAGATCAACGCCAAGGGCATGGCAACCCTGCCCATCGGCGATTCCGACAAGATCAAGAAAGGGCAGTGGGTGCTGGCCATAGGCTCGCCCTTCGGCCTGGACTCCACCGTGACGGCGGGCATCATCAGCGCCATCAATCGCGACACGGGCGACTACCTGCCCTTCATCCAGACCGACGTGGCGGTCAACCCCGGCAACTCGGGCGGCCCGCTTATCAACATGCAGGGCGAGGTCATCGGCATCAATTCTCAGATCATCTCGCGCAGCGGCGGCTTCATGGGCATTTCGCTGGCCATCCCCATCGACGATGTCATGCGGGTCGTCAACCAACTGCGCACGTCGGGCAAGGTTACGCGCAGCCGCATCGGCGTGCAGATCAGCGAGGTGTCCGACGATGTGGCCAAGGCCTTGGGCCTGCCCAAGGCCGAGGGCGCCATGGTGGGCAGTGTCCAACCCAAGAGCCCCGCCGAGACGGCGGGGGTACAGCCGGGCGACGTCATCACGGCCTTCAATGGCGCTCCGGTCAAGCGCTGGTCCGATCTGCCACGCATGGTGGGCGATCTCAAGCCGGGTACGACTGCGGCGCTGCAAGTCTGGCGCAAGGGCAAGAGCATCAAGCTCGAGGTTAAGGTGATCGAGATCCAGGCTGCCAAGCAGTCCGGCGCCGACAGCCAGAGCGGCGATCAGGGCAAGAAAGAGCCCTCGACCGATAACCTGCTGGGTCTGGGGGTGGTTGATGTGCCGGCCGATCAGTTGAACAAACTGAGCATCAAAGGCGGCGCGCTGGTGCGCGAGGTCACGGGCCTGAGCGCCGATGCCGGCATCCAGCCGGGCGACATCGTCCTGGCCATCAACAACACCGACATCGCCGACGCCGCAGCCTTCGCCAAGGTGGTGGCCAAGCTGGACAAGCACAAGGTGGTGGGCGTCCTGGTGCGCCGCGGCGGACAGGTGCAGTGGGTGGCCATCCAACCGGAAAAGTAA